The Pseudoxanthomonas sp. genome segment TCCTTCTCCTTCGGCCGGCCGCTGAGCTCGTCCAGGTAACTGGTGCCTTCCAGCAGCTTCTCGTAGCCGATGTAGACCGGCTGGAACAGCACCGGTTTGCGCGGCTGGCGCAGGAACGCACGCAGCGTCATCGAGATCATGCCGCCCTTCGGCGGCAGCAGCCGGCCGGTGCGCGAGCGTCCGCCTTCGATGAAGTACTCCAGCGAATAGCCGCCGGAGACCAGCTGCGCCACGTACTCGGTGAACACCGCCGAGTACAGCGGATTGCCGCGGAAACTGCGGCGCATGAAGAACGCGCCGCCCTTGCGCAACAGCGTGCCCACCACCGGCAGGTTGAGGTTGATGCCCGCCGCGATGTGCGGCGGCACGATGCCGCGTTCGTACAGCAGGTACGACAGCAGCAGGTAGTCCATGTGGCTGCGGTGGCAGGGCACGTAGACCACTTCGTGGCCGGGCGCGGCTTCCTTGAACTTGTCCAGGTGGTGGACCAGCACGCCGTCGTAGATCTGGTTCCACACATGGCTCAGCAGGAAGCTGGCCGAGCGCACCACCGGGTTGGAATAGTCGGCGGCGATTTCCCAGGCGTAGGCGTGCGCCTTCTTCCATGCGTCCTCGGGCTTGGACTTGTCGCGCCGGGCCTGTTCGGCGATCGCGTCCTTCACCGGCTCGGCCGCCAGCACCTGGTCGACCAGCAGGCGGCGCGTCGACAGGTCGGGGCCGATGACCGCTTCGCGGATGCGGTGGAAGTGGGTGCGCAGCACGCGCGAGAGCTTGCGGACGGTGCGTTCGGGTTCGAGGCCTTCGTCTACCGTGTTGCGCAGCGACACCGGCGGCGCGAAGCGCACGATGGTGCCGCGGCCGTTGAGCAGGATGGCGAGCAGGCGGCGGAAACGGCCGACGATGGCCCAGTTTTCGGAGAACAGCACCGAGAACCAGCCGCTCTGCTTGTCCGGCGCGCGGCCGACGAAGATCGACACCGGCACCAGCTGCACGTCCAGCGCCGGGCTGGCGCGGTGCGCCTGCAGCAGCTTGGCCAGCGAACCGGAATGCGTCTTGGCGCTGACCTGGTCGGGAATCAGCGTGCTGGCATTGCGGCGCGACAGCGCCACGTAGGCACGCTTGCGGCCGAGCGGATTGCCGCCGACCGGTACCGGTACCAGCGGCGAAGGCAGGCCGGCGTCGCGGCAGGCGCGGTCGAGGATCAGCGCGTTCGACAGGCCGTAGTCTTCCAGCACGTAGCAGACCGGGCGGCCATCCAGCAGGTCGGCCGGCACGTCCGGTTCGATGTTCAGCGCCAGCCACGGATCGGCCAGCCGGCCCAGCAGTCGTGCCCACAGCGGGCGCTTGGCCTGGCGTGCAGCGGTGTAAGGCGCCATCGGCAGGCCTGCCGTCACCGGTGCGTCGGCGTGGACAGGGGCATCCGGCGACGCCCCGGGCGCAGGCGCGTCCGTCGCCCCGGACTTCGTGGGGGGCGGCGTCGGCGTCGGGCCGTCCGGAAACGGCAGGGAATTCTGTTCAGGCATCGGCCGCATTATGGCCCACGGCCATGGCCGGCTGGAAAGCGGTTACAGCGCCAGGCCGGTGTCGTTCATCCGGCACGGCCGCGACATCCGCCCCGCAGGAAAGGACGCAAGTCGTTGAAAACAGGGCGTCCGGTACCTGCGGGCCGTCAGGGCGGGGTGGGCGGGTCGGGGTCGGCCGCGGGTGTTGGTGCGGGCGGCACGGTGTCGGGTGCGGGCAGGGCCGCCAGCACCGCGTCGGCGTGCCGCAGGTAGTCGGTGAGGTACCACTGGCCGTCGCGCCGGGTCAGGCTGACCACGGTATCGATCTCGCGTTCGCCCAGCGGGTAGTGGATGCGCACGGTGGCGGTGTCGCCCGTCTGTTCGACCAGGCCGGTGCGCAGGTCGGTGAAAGTGGTATCGAGCGGCAGGCCGTAGCGGGCGAACGTGGCCTTGGCCTCGACGAAGAACGGGGTCAGTCGCTGCAGGCTGGCCACCATGCCGGCGTCGTTCACTGCCTGTTCGGTGGTCAGGCCGCTGCGGCGCGCGGCCGGGGCCAGGCGCG includes the following:
- the plsB gene encoding glycerol-3-phosphate 1-O-acyltransferase PlsB codes for the protein MRPMPEQNSLPFPDGPTPTPPPTKSGATDAPAPGASPDAPVHADAPVTAGLPMAPYTAARQAKRPLWARLLGRLADPWLALNIEPDVPADLLDGRPVCYVLEDYGLSNALILDRACRDAGLPSPLVPVPVGGNPLGRKRAYVALSRRNASTLIPDQVSAKTHSGSLAKLLQAHRASPALDVQLVPVSIFVGRAPDKQSGWFSVLFSENWAIVGRFRRLLAILLNGRGTIVRFAPPVSLRNTVDEGLEPERTVRKLSRVLRTHFHRIREAVIGPDLSTRRLLVDQVLAAEPVKDAIAEQARRDKSKPEDAWKKAHAYAWEIAADYSNPVVRSASFLLSHVWNQIYDGVLVHHLDKFKEAAPGHEVVYVPCHRSHMDYLLLSYLLYERGIVPPHIAAGINLNLPVVGTLLRKGGAFFMRRSFRGNPLYSAVFTEYVAQLVSGGYSLEYFIEGGRSRTGRLLPPKGGMISMTLRAFLRQPRKPVLFQPVYIGYEKLLEGTSYLDELSGRPKEKESIWAVLWGIPKVLRQNYGQVVVNFGEPIPLNDALSRYAPEWDGKPVGEEEKPAWLSDIVDALAQQIQVNINRAADVNPINLLALALLSTPKHAMGEADLVAQIELSKTLLAELPYSDRVTVTPHSPDRIIAHAEEINMLQRIKHPLGDVLSVDDDTAVLLSYYRNNVLHLFTASSWIACCFQNNRRMSRAGVLRLGRTLYPFLQAELFLPWSEDEFVERMERTIEVFVREGLLQQVNDDDGGILARSAGQTDEVFRLRAIGHSLQQAFERYYIAISVLVKNGPGTLGAAELESLCQQAAQRLSLLYAPAAPEFFDKTLFRGFIQKLRELKLVWPDENSKLLFDDRLDAWARDAKAILGRELRHTIEKVSPEAAKPAEPAAAPQD